A genomic window from Populus alba chromosome 19, ASM523922v2, whole genome shotgun sequence includes:
- the LOC140955026 gene encoding uncharacterized protein: protein MKRQLGLLNAILLKVHPDKDDEDRLVWKANSTGRFSVKSLCGMLSPYPSMDTSFSFTGIWRGIVPPKVEIFCWMAIIKKINTRSMLVRKGILDISAAACPICFIEEESAIEPDFSYSASDLIRSAEGLVRWTNSTNHRAVVVWSPPMTNCFKWNVDGSSLGKPGPSGIGGVLRNHHGILLGIFSSPVGILDSNVAELKAVVKAIELSELSSAS from the exons atgaagaggcagctaggtttgtTGAATGCCATTCTTTTGAAAGTACATCCGGATAAAGATGATGAGGATAGATTAGTTTGGAAAGCCAACTCCACTGGTAGATTCTCAGTCAAATCTCTTTGTGGGATGCTAAGTCCCTATCCCTCTATGGACACTAGCTTCTCCTTTACTGGGATTTGGAGAGGAATCGTCCCTCCTAAAGTTGAAATATTCTGCTGGATggctatcattaaaaaaattaatactcgTAGTATGCTGGTCAGAAAAGGAATTTTGGACATCTCAGCTGCTGCTTGTCCAATTTGCTTTATTGAGGAAGAATCG GCTATAGAGCCTGATTTCTCTTATTCCGCTTCAGACTTAATAAGGTCAGCAGAAGGGCTGGTTCGATGGACTAATTCTACAAATCATAGGGCAGTTGTTGTGTGGTCTCCCCCTATGACTAATTGCTTCAAATGGAATGTGGATGGTTCATCTCTTGGGAAGCCGGGCCCCTCAGGTATAGGTGGAGTCTTGCGAAATCATCATGGGATTCTTCTTGGTATATTCTCCTCGCCAGTTGGGATTTTAGACTCTAATGTAGCTGAACTAAAAGCGGTTGTCAAAGCTATTGAATTATCAGAACTGTCATCTGCATCATAA
- the LOC118062790 gene encoding protein neprosin, protein MRLVAIVLTVYIASNGCVVNGRSIHSEDVELEKELAAINKPSIKTIETEYGDIYDCVDINKQPAFDHPLLKDHKAKTRPSLALEKILRASRKDTSLLETNPTKIGLKEGCPAGSVPLRRATKEDLRRAKSSFKRLSSFEPSNPGQGYDIDPELYGDSRARLFTKWSEEHDGTVDGCYNTLCSGFVVTNPNIPIDTAFNDVSIAQRSQVFQWMMVTLDPLSQDWWLSMQDDNIRLGYWPRELFSFSGFSVGGYNATWGGLVHTGTDVSPAMGSGIFEDGNYNSTCNMVKVQVNIGNTFVSPYDNPVQVLQSRCFKASKQNTHPDYRFQFGGPGGLPNACVA, encoded by the exons ATGAGACTTGTAGCTATTGTTTTGACAGTATATATCGCGTCAAATGGATGTGTAGTGAATGGAAGATCTATACACAGTGAAGATGTAGAGCTGGAGAAGGAACTTGCAGCAATAAACAAGCCAAGCATAAAAACTATTGAG ACAGAGTATGGAGACATATATGACTGTGTGGACATAAACAAACAACCTGCTTTTGACCATCCACTGCTTAAGGATCACAAAGCCAAG ACGAGGCCTAGCTTAGCTTTGGAAAAGATTTTAAGAGCTTCAAGGAAGGATACCTCTCTATTGGAGACTAACCCTACAAAAATAGGATTGAAAGAAGGGTGCCCTGCAGGATCTGTCCCTCTACGAAGGGCCACAAAGGAAGATTTGAGAAGGGCTAAATCTAGTTTCAAAAGACTATCGAGTTTTGAACCAAGTAACCCTGGTCAAGGTTATGAt ATTGATCCAGAATTGTATGGTGACAGCAGGGCTAGATTGTTCACCAAATGGAGT GAAGAACATGATGGAACTGTAGACGGTTGTTACAACACACTTTGTTCAGGATTTGTTGTAACAAATCCAAACATTCCTATTGATACAGCTTTTAACGATGTCTCCATTGCTCAACGATCCCAAGTTTTCCAGTGGATGATGGTAACTCTG GATCCATTAAGCCAAGACTGGTGGCTGTCAATGCAGGATGATAACATTCGATTAGGTTACTGGCCGAGAGAATTGTTCTCATTCTCCGGATTTAGTGTTGGAGGTTACAACGCAACATGGGGAGGTCTGGTCCATACCGGAACTGATGTTTCACCCGCCATGGGAAGTGGTATTTTTGAAGATGGGAACTACAATTCAACTTGCAACATGGTAAAGGTTCAAGTCAACATAGGAAACACATTCGTGTCTCCTTATGACAATCCTGTGCAAGTTCTACAATCTAGATGTTTCAAAGCTAGTAAGCAGAATACACATCCCGATTACCGATTCCAGTTTGGAGGACCCGGTGGTTTGCCTAATGCTTGTGTAGCTTGA